From the Lathyrus oleraceus cultivar Zhongwan6 chromosome 4, CAAS_Psat_ZW6_1.0, whole genome shotgun sequence genome, one window contains:
- the LOC127074358 gene encoding uncharacterized protein LOC127074358, with product MRMKNLYRKPITTAGSRYCSISVLIIWTLLILVSIFLLHLYSSFNMIQPQPLASFHFHQLQQIENHNFQIPPPNKKSLPQIKSITPLVDEFLDQDSSLREVFFPMETIRKRNDSYNNYYFPGRIWLDTDGNPIQAHGGCVLFDESSTTYYWYGEYKDGPTYLANHNKGPARVDIIGVGCYSSKDLWTWKNEGIVLSAEKTNKTHDLHKSNVLERPKVIYNEKTRKYVMWMHIDSANYAKASIGIAISDTPIGPFEYLGSQRPHGYQSRDMTVFKDEDGVAYLIYSSEGNNVMHIGPLTENYLNVTSVMRRVFVGQRREAPAMFKHKGTYYMITSGCTGWAPNEALVHASDSILGTWETIGNPCVGGNKMFRVSTFLAQSAFVLPLKRFPGLFIFMADRWNPGELRDSRYVWLPLIVDGHDDDQAIEYGFGYRLWARVSIYWHRKWKLPLGWNTFK from the exons ATGAGGATGAAGAACCTATACAGAAAACCAATTACTACTGCTGGAAGTAGATATTGTTCTATATCAGTTCTAATAATATGGACCTTATTAATCTTAGTATCCATATTTTTACTTCATTTATATTCCTCATTCAACATGATTCAACCTCAACCTCTTGCTTCTTTTCATTTTCATCAACTCCAACAAATTGAAAATCACAACTTCCAAATTCCACCACCAAACAAAAAGAGCTTGCCTCAAATCAAGTCTATAACACCATTGGTTGATGAATTTTTGGATCAAGATTCATCACTTAGAGAGGTTTTCTTTCCAATGGAGACTATACGGAAAAGGAATGATAGTTATAATAATTACTACTTCCCTGGGAGGATTTGGTTGGATACGGATGGAAATCCTATTCAAGCACATGGTGGGTGCGTTCTGTTTGATGAAAGTTCAACCACTTATTATTGGTATGGTGAATATAAAGATGGACCTACCTACCTTGCGAATCATAACAAAGGACCTGCTCGT GTGGACATTATAGGAGTTGGTTGCTATTCTTCTAAGGATCTATGGACCTGGAAAAACGAAGGTATTGTATTATCAGCAGAGAAAACAAATAAAACCCATGATCTACACAAGTCCAATGTGCTTGAGAGGCCAAAAGTTATTTACAATGAAAAAACAAGAAAGTATGTCATGTGGATGCATATCGACAGCGCCAATTACGCAAAAGCTTCTATCGGCATAGCAATCAGTGATACTCCTATCGGTCCATTTGAATACCTCGGTAGCCAAAGACCGCATGGATATCAAAGCAGGGACATGACAGTTTTCAAGGACGAAGACGGTGTCGCATATCTGATATACTCATCTGAAGGAAACAATGTAATGCACATTGGACCCTTGACAGAAAATTATCTCAATGTGACATCTGTTATGAGAAGGGTTTTCGTCGGACAGCGAAGAGAAGCACCTGCTATGTTCAAACACAAAGGAACATATTACATGATTACATCAGGGTGCACTGGATGGGCACCAAATGAAGCACTTGTTCATGCTTCTGATTCAATCTTGGGGACTTGGGAAACAATTGGAAATCCTTGTGTTGGTGGAAACAAAATGTTTCGAGTTTCAACTTTTCTTGCACAAAGTGCTTTTGTGCTTCCATTAAAAAGGTTTCCTGGTTTGTTCATCTTTATGGCAGATAGATGGAATCCAGGTGAGTTAAGAGACTCTAGATATGTTTGGTTGCCTTTGATTGTTGATGGACATGATGATGATCAAGCAATTGAGTATGGTTTTGGATACAGATTGTGGGCAAGAGTTTCTATATATTGGCATAGAAAATGGAAGCTTCCTCTGGGTTGGAACACATTCAAATAA